In the genome of Amphiura filiformis chromosome 4, Afil_fr2py, whole genome shotgun sequence, one region contains:
- the LOC140151375 gene encoding uncharacterized protein gives MALTIILLMGALLSSINSLPPDPCNRIPPSVDCSKYNIVDKLYYDKDEMTNCLSAETTSTLSTRSDGLFPLPASYTNINLQLNPCCSISITTIDPGFFVPACPGNKLGNNCKLGYCPPGRRRRRKSVCIPCAGMNIAFPSTSATGGFPPYSFTYSHPSGSLFDIGTTTVTANVTDSNNYVRTCSFDVTICDASSPLLIACPSNLLVRRLLSDGTTVNYPEAATVCGGFPPYTFTYRRPSGSIFPIGITLVTVTVTDNISVRSCTFTVTVNAASDPLVINCPTNIMISQAPGQPTVVNYPTATAQGGFPPYTFTSYSHQFGSVFPIGTTPVTVTVADDNNYVRSCTFTVTVDPAPVPDPCDNHNCQNGGQCAAFPGSYSQYYCVCQPCYYGPFCQNRDTVLPSVVCGQDVSTQIQSGQAYTQVCFQQCLATDNSGTVLTVTYNCGSIQGTVDPFTFQGNQVCAAYPVGVSTVTASATDNCGLTSNDSLTVTVPVPDPCTNHNCQNGGQCAAFQGSYSQYYCVCPPCYHGRFCQNRIDACLNHKCENGAICQAQPNSCTDYSCTCPACFAGPFCQTAVPDPCTNNPCVNGGQCSRVQGTCYAYQCSCQPGFEGVNCEIRTQIYVNPCNNFPCENGGSCACLGNNYYVCTCPSGYGGINCETPLAIIPNFESCHNVPCQNNGECYNGYDQNSATQGFYRNQYTCVCNRGFGGFNCLTSVVNNPFVDECFRVFCRNGGTCVNAYFSYAQRTAAVCKCNIGFFGQFCEISTENPCISNPCQNGAQCTPFNSYFVCACTGPFSGVTCEQGGMTDTTLPTLRCPQDQTASTNQGQSFTVVNYPPAIAFDNSGEQVTINYSPPSGSSFSANPPVTTVHVVASDPSGNVARCTFTVTVSTTGIDQTPPVIRNCPTGVQIQVAATANSGVASWSVPTATDNSGVTPNRISTHNPGDVFNVGIATVTYTFTDSSSNAAICFFDVSVTRIVTGVDTTPPNIRGCPTAPISATGASGTAVPVSFTAPTCTDASGVRSLTSNIGGTSSLNLPVGIALVVEYTCTDNENNVARCAFTLQVSNRNGPTINNCPNLITDTYTPSEFIKSETWTEPTSNSNLEIRTHRPGAIFDRGCTAVFYRYQFGGAVSVCSFPVCLWPASTTGRKRRDIEG, from the exons ATCCCTGCAATCGTATCCCACCATCTGTAGACTGTAGCAAATACAATATTGTGGATAAGCTCTACTATGATAAAGATGAAATGACAAATTGTTTAAGTGCAGAAACTACTTCTACGTTGTCAACTAGAAGTGATGGCTTGTTCCCTCTTCCAGCATCTTACACGAATATAAATCTTCAACTCAATCCGTGTTGTTCCATCTCCATTACAACAATAGATCCAG GTTTTTTCGTTCCTGCTTGTCCCGGGAATAAATTGGGCAATAATTGTAAATTGGGCTATTGTCCGCCAGGAAGACGTCGACGTCGAAAATCTGTATGTATACCCTGTGCTGGTATGAACATCGCATTCCCATCGACATCAGCTACTGGTGGTTTTCCACCGTACAGCTTCACATACAGCCATCCATCTGGTAGCTTGTTTGATATCGGCACAACAACAGTCACGGCAAACGTCACAGATAGCAACAATTATGTACGCACCTGTAGCTTCGATGTGACGATATGTGATGCATCAT CTCCACTACTCATTGCATGTCCATCGAATCTTCTGGTAAGAAGACTGTTATCTGATGGCACTACAGTTAACTACCCAGAAGCAGCAACAGTTTGCGGTGGTTTTCCACCGTACACCTTCACATACAGAAGGCCATCTGGTAGCATTTTCCCTATCGGCATAACGCTAGTCACGGTGACCGTCACAGATAACATTTCTGTACGCAGCTGTACATTTACTGTGACGGTAAATGCTGCATCAG ATCCTCTGGTTATCAATTGTCCAACGAATATTATGATCTCGCAAGCACCAGGACAACCTACTGTAGTAAACTACCCAACAGCAACAGCTCAAGGTGGTTTTCCGCCGTACACCTTCACATCATACAGCCATCAATTTGGTAGCGTCTTTCCTATCGGCACAACACCAGTCACAGTAACCGTCGCAGATGACAATAATTATGTACGCAGCTGTACATTTACTGTGACTGTTGATCCTGCACCAG TTCCAGATCCATGTGATAATCATAATTGTCAGAATGGCGGACAGTGTGCAGCCTTCCCAGGTTCGTATAGCCAATACTACTGCGTGTGTCAACCATGCTATTATGGACCATTCTGTCAAAACC GTGACACTGTCCTGCCGAGTGTTGTCTGCGGACAAGATGTCAGCACCCAAATTCAGAGCGGACAAGCTTACACACAGGTGTGTTTCCAACAATGCTTAGCAACAGACAATTCAGGAACAGTTCTTACTGTAACATACAACTGTGGATCAATTCAAGGGACAGTGGATCCATTCACTTTTCAAGGAAATCAAGTGTGTGCAGCATATCCAGTTGGAGTGTCAACTGTAACAGCATCAGCCACTGACAATTGTGGTCTTACATCGAATGATAGTCTTACAGTTACAGTTCCAG TTCCAGATCCATGTACTAATCATAATTGTCAGAATGGCGGACAGTGTGCAGCCTTCCAAGGCTCGTATAGCCAATACTACTGCGTGTGTCCACCATGCTATCATGGACGATTCTGCCAAAACC GAATCGATGCTTGTCTGAATCACAAGTGTGAGAACGGTGCTATTTGCCAGGCTCAACCAAATAGCTGCACTGATTACTCGTGTACTTGTCCTGCGTGCTTCGCAGGACCATTCTGTCAAACCG CGGTACCGGACCCTTGCACCAACAACCCATGTGTTAACGGAGGGCAATGCTCGCGTGTTCAAGGAACATGTTATGCTTATCAATGCTCTTGTCAACCTGGATTTGAAGGAGTGAATTGTGAAATCA gAACTCAAATATATGTGAACCCATGTAATAACTTCCCATGTGAAAATGGAGGTTCCTGTGCCTGTTTGGGTAACAACTACTACGTATGTACCTGTCCATCTGGCTATGGTGGTATCAACTGTGAGACTCCATTAG CTATAATCCCCAACTTCGAATCATGTCACAATGTTCCTTGCCAGAACAACGGTGAATGTTACAACGGTTATGATCAAAACAGTGCAACACAAGGGTTCTACAGAAACCAATACACGTGTGTTTGCAACCGAGGTTTCGGTGGCTTCAACTGTCTCACCAGCGTAG TGAATAATCCTTTTGTGGATGAGTGTTTTCGGGTATTTTGCAGAAATGGAGGAACATGTGTCAATGCCTATTTCAGTTACGCCCAAAGAACTGCTGCGGTCTGTAAATGTAATATCGGATTCTTCGGACAATTCTGCGAAATAAGTA CTGAAAACCCATGTATTAGCAACCCATGCCAGAACGGTGCCCAATGTACACCATTCAATTCATATTTTGTCTGCGCATGCACTGGACCATTCTCTGGAGTCACCTGTGAACAAGGCG GTATGACCGACACAACTCTACCAACTCTAAGATGTCCTCAAGACCAAACAGCTTCCACCAATCAAGGACAATCATTTACAGTCGTCAACTATCCACCGGCAATAGCATTCGATAACAGTGGTGAGCAGGTCACCATTAACTACTCGCCTCCATCAGGGTCATCCTTCTCCGCCAATCCACCTGTAACTACTGTCCACGTTGTAGCGAGCGATCCTAGCGGGAACGTTGCTAGATGTACATTTACCGTCACCGTTTCTA CTACCGGAATAGACCAAACACCACCCGTCATCAGGAATTGCCCAACGGGCGTCCAAATCCAAGTAGCAGCTACAGCTAATAGTGGTGTGGCTTCATGGAGTGTTCCAACAGCCACGGACAACTCCGGTGTGACACCAAACCGCATATCTACCCACAACCCGGGAGATGTGTTCAATGTAGGCATAGCAACTGTTACGTATACTTTTACGGATAGCTCCAGCAATGCTGCGATTTGCTTCTTTGACGTCTCTGTAACAAGAATTG TCACTGGAGTAGATACCACGCCACCAAACATCCGAGGCTGTCCCACGGCACCAATCTCAGCAACTGGGGCGTCAGGTACCGCAGTACCTGTTTCCTTTACTGCACCAACTTGTACAGATGCATCTGGAGTGCGAAGCTTGACATCCAATATTGGCGGTACTAGTTCATTAAATCTCCCCGTTGGCATTGCTCTTGTTGTAGAGTACACGTGTACAGATAATGAAAACAACGTTGCACGATGTGCATTTACTCTACAAGTATCAA ATCGAAACGGTCCTACTATAAATAATTGCCCAAATTTGATCACCGATACATATACACCTTCTGAATTCATCAAGTCTGAAACGTGGACGGAACCTACTAGTAACAGCAATCTGGAAATACGGACACATCGACCAGGAGCTATATTTGATCGTGGTTGTACCGCAGTATTCTATCGTTATCAATTCGGAGGAGCCGTATCAGTTTGTTCTTTCCCAGTGTGCTTATGGCCTGCCTCTACTA CTGGACGAAAGAGGCGTGACATTGAAGGTTAG